DNA sequence from the bacterium genome:
AGCCGCTGTCCGAGAAGAAGACCTTGCCCATCCCCTCTTCCGCGGTCAGCCCCTTGAGCTTTTCGGCGAGTTCGATCGCGGGGGGATTCGAGAAGCCGACAAAGGTCGAGAAGAAGGGCATCTTCTTCATCTGCGCAAAGGCGGCCTCGGCCACCTCCTCGCGCCCGAAGCCGATGTTCATGAGCCAGAGGCTCGCGTGCGCGTCGAGATACTTCTTTCCGGCCGTGTCCCAGACGTAGACGCCCTCCGCCCGCTCGAAAATTTTCGGCCCCTGCTCCCGGACCACCTCCATCTGCATATAAGGGTTCCAGTACGACCGCCGGTGCGCCTGATCCAGTTCCTGGGATGTCATCGCCATCGCGCTTCACCTTTCGCTTGTGGTAATCAAATTGAGGGTAATGGGTCGTTTGCACAATGGACCCGTTGTGTCATTCCGAAGGAGCGTAGCGACTGAGGAATCTGCTTGGGAAAAACAGATTCCTCGCGCCTCTGGCGCTCGGAATGACATGAAAAACCAGCAAGCCGACCCACTACCAAATAGAAGCCAAATCCATCAGCCGACCGGCTCGCCCTCGGTTTTTTCCATCTCGAGAATTACGCTCCGAAGCCGGGCGGTGATCGGCCCCGGCGCCGGAATGGGCCGTCCGTCCACCTCCGCCACCGCGTGCACCCGGCTGAAGGAGGAGGTCAAGAACACCTCATCCGCCGAGTAGAGATCGTAGAGCGTCAGGTCGGCCTCCCCGGCGGGGATGCCTTCGCGCCCGGCGATCTCCAGAACGGTCCGCCGCGTGATCCCGTCCAAGACGTACTGCGCCCGCGGCGTCCTGAGCGCGCCGTCCTTCACGATGAAGATATTCTCCCCCGGCGCCTCGGCCACGAAGCCGCGCACATCGAGAATGACGGCCTCATCGAAGCCCGACTCGATCGCCTCGATCCGCGCCAGCACGTGGTTCAGGTAGTTGAGGCTCTTCACGCGGGGCTCGAAGCTCTCGGGGGGAACCTTGCGCACCGCCGCCGTCTTGAGGCGCAGGCCCGCCCCCTTCGGCCGGTAGCTCGAACCGGTCGCGGCGGGCGGGGTGGGATCGTGGAGCAGGATCGCGAGGGTTGGCCCCGACGTCACCCTGGGGTCGAGCACCGGATAGCCCGCCCCGCGCGAGACGATGATGCGGATGTAGACATCCCCCACCCCCGAGCGGCGGACACACTCCTTGACCAACTCGCCGATGCGCTCTTTCG
Encoded proteins:
- a CDS encoding aminotransferase class IV — translated: MPLICYVNGDFVPEGEAKVSAFDHGFLYGDGIFESLTATGGRLFKLRDHLERLERSARVLKLDLPETKERIGELVKECVRRSGVGDVYIRIIVSRGAGYPVLDPRVTSGPTLAILLHDPTPPAATGSSYRPKGAGLRLKTAAVRKVPPESFEPRVKSLNYLNHVLARIEAIESGFDEAVILDVRGFVAEAPGENIFIVKDGALRTPRAQYVLDGITRRTVLEIAGREGIPAGEADLTLYDLYSADEVFLTSSFSRVHAVAEVDGRPIPAPGPITARLRSVILEMEKTEGEPVG